A stretch of Myxocyprinus asiaticus isolate MX2 ecotype Aquarium Trade chromosome 42, UBuf_Myxa_2, whole genome shotgun sequence DNA encodes these proteins:
- the LOC127432366 gene encoding uncharacterized protein LOC127432366, with the protein MESSQVSEILQSLASIHQSNQQSLLELRQDQERCFFEILQAQAEDRLAIQSLLGQEKERAATPDHRSQLPPPTLLKMRAEDDAEAFLNLFERTAEIAGWPRDQWAARFLPLLSGESQLAAQQLPATNLLAYDDLKKSILQRVGRSPEQYRQLFWTLKLGKTDRPFAFSQRLQDVCRKWLLAGNCDITGVVDQVVLEQLIHRLPRGTAEWVQCHRPASLEEAVRLAFCGVPEGGRALPLSLPLPYVFPDLFPLPSSLSLCSLPRACSCPAEARSPATKASSVSHSSNSAQPLSPSGGSARRHRCERDAWAGLLELRRSGTLPGSVGCVSWSWERWSRSPTLCRLPLIGPERTGYR; encoded by the coding sequence atggagtcctcccaggtgtccgagatcctccagtccctcgccagtaTACATCAGTCCAACCAGCAATCACTGCTTGAGCTACGCCAAGACCAGGAACGGTGCTTCTTCGAGATCCtacaggctcaagcagaggaccggctcgcgatccagagcctcctcggccaggagaaagagagagccgCGACCCCGGACCACCGCAGCCAACTACCTCCCCCCACACTCCTGAAGATGAGAGCCGAAGACGATGCCGAGGCTTTCCTCAACTTATTTGAGAGAACTGCAGAGATCGCGGGCTGGCCGCGTGACCAGTGGGCAGCCAGGTTCCTCCCATTGCTGTCCGGGGAATCTCAGCTTGCTGCCCAACAGTTGCCGGCAACTAATCTCCTGGCCTATGACGACCTGAAAAAGTCTATCCTGCAGCGGGTGGGTCGTAGCCCAGAACAGTATCGCCAGCTGTTCTggaccttgaagctggggaagacCGACCGCCCATTTGCTTTTTCCCAACGGCTCCAAGACgtgtgccggaaatggctgctggcggggaatTGCGACATCACGGGAgttgtcgaccaggtggtactggagcagctaatccatcgactgccaagaggaacggcggagtgggtccagtgccaccgcccggcatcactGGAGGAAGCCGTTCGACTGGCATTTTGTGGCGTACcggagggtggaagagccctcccactctctctccccctaccctatgttttccccgatctcttccccctcccctcttctctctcactctgctctctccccagagcctgtTCCTGTCCCGCGGAGGCGAGGAGTCCTGCCACCAAAGCCAGTTCCGTCTCCCACAGCAGCAACAGTGCCcagccgctctccccctcaggtggaagtgcccgCCGACATAGGTGCGAGCGTgacgcctgggccggtctgctggagttgcggagatccgggacacttccgggatcagtgggCTGTGTGtcatggagctgggaacggtggtccagatccccgacacTCTGCAGACTGCCCCTGattgggccggagcgtaccggataccggtaa
- the tpm2 gene encoding tropomyosin beta chain isoform X5, with protein sequence MAGITSIEAVKRKIQTLQLQADDAEDRAELLQREVDTERQARERAEAEVASLNRRIQLVEEELDRAQERLATALQKLEEAEKAADESERGMKVIENRATKDEEKMEIQEMQLKEAKHIAEEADRKYEEVARKLVILEGELERSEERAEVAEARVRQLEEELRLMDQNLKSMMAGEDEYSTKEDKYEEEIRVLTDKLKEAETRAEFAERSVAKLEKTIDDLEEKLAQAKEENLNMHQVLDQTLLELNNL encoded by the exons ATGGCAGGAATAACATCCATAGAAGCTGTGAAGAGGAAGATTCAGACGCTGCAGCTGCAGGCGGATGACGCGGAAGATCGAGCAGAATTACTGCAGAGAGAGGTAGACACAGAGCGGCAGgccagagagaga GCCGAGGCTGAGGTGGCGTCCCTGAACAGACGTATCCAGCTGGTAGAGGAGGAGTTAGATCGTGCCCAGGAAAGACTCGCCACAGCGCTACAGAAACTTGAGGAGGCAGAGAAAGCCGCAGATGAGAGCGAGAG aggAATGAAGGTGATTGAGAACAGAGCAACAAAAGATGAGGAGAAGATGGAGATCCAGGAGATGCAGCTGAAGGAGGCCAAACACATCGCTGAAGAGGCTGACCGCAAATATGAGGAG GTGGCACGTAAGTTGGTGATCCTTGAGGGTGAACTCGAGCGCTCTGAGGAGCGAGCTGAGGTGGCTGAGGC TCGAGTCAGGCAGCTGGAGGAGGAACTTAGGCTCATGGACCAGAATTTGAAATCCATGATGGCCGGAGAGGATGAG taCTCCACAAAAGAAGACAAATATGAAGAGGAAATCAGAGTACTCACTGACAAACTCAAAGAG GCGGAAACCCGAGCTGAGTTTGCTGAGAGGTCTGTGGCAAAGCTTGAGAAGACTATTGATGATTTAGAAG AGAAACTAGCCCAGGCCAAAGAGGAGAATCTAAACATGCATCAAGTGCTTGACCAAACTCTTCTGGAACTCAACAATTTATAA
- the tpm2 gene encoding tropomyosin beta chain isoform X7: MAGITSIEAVKRKIQTLQLQADDAEDRAELLQREVDTERQARERAEAEVASLNRRIQLVEEELDRAQERLATALQKLEEAEKAADESERGMKVIENRATKDEEKMEIQEMQLKEAKHIAEEADRKYEEVARKLVILEGELERSEERAEVAEAKSGDLEEELKNVTNNLKSLEAQAEKYSTKEDKYEEEIRVLTDKLKEAETRAEFAERSVAKLEKTIDDLEEKLAQAKEENLNMHQVLDQTLLELNNL; this comes from the exons ATGGCAGGAATAACATCCATAGAAGCTGTGAAGAGGAAGATTCAGACGCTGCAGCTGCAGGCGGATGACGCGGAAGATCGAGCAGAATTACTGCAGAGAGAGGTAGACACAGAGCGGCAGgccagagagaga GCCGAGGCTGAGGTGGCGTCCCTGAACAGACGTATCCAGCTGGTAGAGGAGGAGTTAGATCGTGCCCAGGAAAGACTCGCCACAGCGCTACAGAAACTTGAGGAGGCAGAGAAAGCCGCAGATGAGAGCGAGAG aggAATGAAGGTGATTGAGAACAGAGCAACAAAAGATGAGGAGAAGATGGAGATCCAGGAGATGCAGCTGAAGGAGGCCAAACACATCGCTGAAGAGGCTGACCGCAAATATGAGGAG GTGGCACGTAAGTTGGTGATCCTTGAGGGTGAACTCGAGCGCTCTGAGGAGCGAGCTGAGGTGGCTGAGGC CAAATCTGGTGACCTTGAGGAAGAATTGAAAAATGTCACCAACAACTTGAAGTCCCTGGAGGCACAGGCTGAGAAG taCTCCACAAAAGAAGACAAATATGAAGAGGAAATCAGAGTACTCACTGACAAACTCAAAGAG GCGGAAACCCGAGCTGAGTTTGCTGAGAGGTCTGTGGCAAAGCTTGAGAAGACTATTGATGATTTAGAAG AGAAACTAGCCCAGGCCAAAGAGGAGAATCTAAACATGCATCAAGTGCTTGACCAAACTCTTCTGGAACTCAACAATTTATAA
- the tpm2 gene encoding tropomyosin beta chain isoform X6 gives MAGITSIEAVKRKIQTLQLQADDAEDRAELLQREVDTERQARERAEAEVASLNRRIQLVEEELDRAQERLATALQKLEEAEKAADESERGMKVIENRATKDEEKMEIQEMQLKEAKHIAEEADRKYEEVARKLVILEGELERSEERAEVAEARVRQLEEELRLMDQNLKSMMAGEDEYSTKEDKYEEEIRVLTDKLKEAETRAEFAERSVAKLEKTIDDLEDEVYAQKLKGKALSEELDLALNDMTTL, from the exons ATGGCAGGAATAACATCCATAGAAGCTGTGAAGAGGAAGATTCAGACGCTGCAGCTGCAGGCGGATGACGCGGAAGATCGAGCAGAATTACTGCAGAGAGAGGTAGACACAGAGCGGCAGgccagagagaga GCCGAGGCTGAGGTGGCGTCCCTGAACAGACGTATCCAGCTGGTAGAGGAGGAGTTAGATCGTGCCCAGGAAAGACTCGCCACAGCGCTACAGAAACTTGAGGAGGCAGAGAAAGCCGCAGATGAGAGCGAGAG aggAATGAAGGTGATTGAGAACAGAGCAACAAAAGATGAGGAGAAGATGGAGATCCAGGAGATGCAGCTGAAGGAGGCCAAACACATCGCTGAAGAGGCTGACCGCAAATATGAGGAG GTGGCACGTAAGTTGGTGATCCTTGAGGGTGAACTCGAGCGCTCTGAGGAGCGAGCTGAGGTGGCTGAGGC TCGAGTCAGGCAGCTGGAGGAGGAACTTAGGCTCATGGACCAGAATTTGAAATCCATGATGGCCGGAGAGGATGAG taCTCCACAAAAGAAGACAAATATGAAGAGGAAATCAGAGTACTCACTGACAAACTCAAAGAG GCGGAAACCCGAGCTGAGTTTGCTGAGAGGTCTGTGGCAAAGCTTGAGAAGACTATTGATGATTTAGAAG ATGAGGTGTATGCTCAGAAATTGAAGGGTAAAGCCCTCAGCGaggagctggatctggctctAAACGACATGACTACCCTCTGA
- the tpm2 gene encoding tropomyosin beta chain isoform X8 — protein sequence MAGITSIEAVKRKIQTLQLQADDAEDRAELLQREVDTERQARERAEAEVASLNRRIQLVEEELDRAQERLATALQKLEEAEKAADESERGMKVIENRATKDEEKMEIQEMQLKEAKHIAEEADRKYEEVARKLVILEGELERSEERAEVAEAKSGDLEEELKNVTNNLKSLEAQAEKYSTKEDKYEEEIRVLTDKLKEAETRAEFAERSVAKLEKTIDDLEDEVYAQKLKGKALSEELDLALNDMTTL from the exons ATGGCAGGAATAACATCCATAGAAGCTGTGAAGAGGAAGATTCAGACGCTGCAGCTGCAGGCGGATGACGCGGAAGATCGAGCAGAATTACTGCAGAGAGAGGTAGACACAGAGCGGCAGgccagagagaga GCCGAGGCTGAGGTGGCGTCCCTGAACAGACGTATCCAGCTGGTAGAGGAGGAGTTAGATCGTGCCCAGGAAAGACTCGCCACAGCGCTACAGAAACTTGAGGAGGCAGAGAAAGCCGCAGATGAGAGCGAGAG aggAATGAAGGTGATTGAGAACAGAGCAACAAAAGATGAGGAGAAGATGGAGATCCAGGAGATGCAGCTGAAGGAGGCCAAACACATCGCTGAAGAGGCTGACCGCAAATATGAGGAG GTGGCACGTAAGTTGGTGATCCTTGAGGGTGAACTCGAGCGCTCTGAGGAGCGAGCTGAGGTGGCTGAGGC CAAATCTGGTGACCTTGAGGAAGAATTGAAAAATGTCACCAACAACTTGAAGTCCCTGGAGGCACAGGCTGAGAAG taCTCCACAAAAGAAGACAAATATGAAGAGGAAATCAGAGTACTCACTGACAAACTCAAAGAG GCGGAAACCCGAGCTGAGTTTGCTGAGAGGTCTGTGGCAAAGCTTGAGAAGACTATTGATGATTTAGAAG ATGAGGTGTATGCTCAGAAATTGAAGGGTAAAGCCCTCAGCGaggagctggatctggctctAAACGACATGACTACCCTCTGA